Proteins encoded within one genomic window of Brassica rapa cultivar Chiifu-401-42 chromosome A09, CAAS_Brap_v3.01, whole genome shotgun sequence:
- the LOC103849347 gene encoding probable methyltransferase PMT18, whose amino-acid sequence MAKENNSHHHAEAKRKRLIWILCVSGFCILSYVLGAWQTNTLPSSSSEVFSRKACETQSKLSTSSEDEDASLSSSSSLSSSSSSEPVELDFESHHKLELKQKNQTIKYFEPCDMSLSEYTPCEDRERGRRFDRNMMKYRERHCPSKDELLYCLIPPPPNYKIPFKWPQSRDYAWYDNIPHKELSIEKAIQNWIQVEGERFRFPGGGTGFPRGADAYIDDISRLIPLTDGAIRTAIDTGCGVASFGAYLLKRDIVAMSFAPRDTHEAQVQFALERGVPAIIGIMGSIRLPYPARAFDLAHCSRCLIPWFQNDGLYLTEVDRVLRPGGYWILSGPPINWKKHWKGWERTQEDLKQEQDSIENAARSLCWKKVTEKGDFSIWQKPINHIACKKLKRAHKSPPICTKAVQPDFAWYKELESCVMPLPEANSPDEFAGGALEDWPDRAFAVPPRIIQGTIPEINAEKFKEDNEVWKERIAYYKQILPELSRGRFRNIMDMNAYLGGFAAAIVKYPSWVMNVVPVDAEKQTLGAIYERGFIGTYQDWCEAFSTYPRTYDLIHAGGLFSMYENRCDVTLILLEMDRILRPEGTVVFRDTVEMLTKIQSITNGMKWTSRIMDHEKGPFIPEKILLAVKSYWTGPSA is encoded by the exons ATGGCGAAAGAGAACAATAGTCATCACCACGCAGAagcaaagagaaaaagactcATTTGGATTCTCTGTGTAAGTGGATTCTGCATATTGTCTTACGTTCTTGGAGCTTGGCAAACCAACACActcccttcttcttcctctgagGTGTTCTCAAGAAAGGCATGTGAGACTCAGTCAAAACTTTCTACTTCTTCTGAAGATGAGGATGcgagtctctcttcttcatcttccttgtCCTCCTCTTCATCTTCAGAACCAGTTGAGTTAGATTTCGAAAGCCATCACAAACTCGAGCTCAAACAAAAGAACCAAACCATAAAGTATTTCGAGCCATGTGACATGTCTCTCAGCGAGTACACTCCATGCGAAGAccgagagagaggaagaagattcGATAGGAACATGATGAAATACAGAGAGAGACACTGTCCTTCAAAAGATGAGCTGCTTTATTGTCTAATTCCTCCTCCGCCAAACTACAAGATTCCGTTCAAATGGCCTCAGAGCAGAGACTATGCTTGGTACGACAACATCCCACACAAGGAGCTAAGTATCGAGAAAGCAATACAAAATTGGATCCAAGTCGAAGGAGAACGATTTAGATTCCCTGGTGGTGGCACTGGCTTTCCACGTGGAGCTGATGCTTACATTGATGACATTTCTAGACTCATCCCTCTCACTGACGGAGCCATTAGAACAGCTATTGACACAGGATGTGGT GTTGCAAGTTTCGGTGCCTACTTGTTGAAGAGGGATATTGTGGCTATGTCTTTTGCTCCAAGAGACACTCATGAAGCTCAGGTCCAGTTTGCGTTGGAACGTGGAGTTCCTGCTATTATAGGGATTATGGGATCAATAAGGCTTCCTTATCCGGCCAGAGCTTTTGATCTTGCTCACTGTTCTCGTTGTTTGATTCCCTGGTTTCAGAACg ATGGTTTGTACTTGACTGAAGTGGACCGAGTTTTAAGACCGGGGGGTTATTGGATTCTCTCCGGTCCACCGATTAACTGGAAGAAACACTGGAAAGGCTGGGAAAGAACGCAAGAGGATTTGAAACAAGAGCAAGATTCAATAGAAAATGCAGCAAGGAGTCTTTGTTGGAAGAAGGTTACAGAGAAGGGTGATTTTTCAATTTGGCAAAAGCCAATTAATCACATTGCGTGTAAGAAACTCAAACGAGCTCATAAATCTCCTCCAATATGCACCAAAGCAGTTCAACCTGATTTCGCTTG GTACAAAGAACTGGAATCTTGTGTAATGCCATTGCCAGAAGCAAACAGTCCAGATGAGTTTGCAGGAGGTGCTTTAGAGGATTGGCCGGACCGAGCTTTTGCGGTCCCGCCTAGGATTATCCAGGGAACTATACCCGAGATCAATGCTGAGAAATTTAAAGAAGACAATGAGGTGTGGAAGGAGAGAATAGCATATTACAAACAGATATTGCCAGAGCTTTCACGTGGAAGATTCAGGAACATTATGGACATGAATGCATACCTTGGTGGATTTGCTGCAGCAATTGTGAAATATCCATCTTGGGTTATGAATGTGGTTCCTGTGGATGCGGAGAAGCAAACGTTAGGTGCAATCTACGAGAGAGGATTTATAGGAACGTATCAAGATTGGTGTGAAGCATTCTCTACGTATCCAAGAACGTATGATCTTATTCACGCTGGTGGATTGTTCAGCATGTACGAGAATAG GTGTGATGTGACGTTGATACTACTTGAGATGGATAGAATTCTAAGACCAGAAGGAACAGTTGTGTTTAGGGACACTGTGGAAATGTTAACGAAGATACAAAGTATAACCAATGGAATGAAGTGGACGAGTCGTATTATGGATCACGAGAAAGGTCCCTTTATCCCTGAAAAGATCCTTCTCGCTGTTAAATCCTACTGGACCGGTCCTTCCGCTTGA